acggAAATGAAATCCATAAATAACTcgtgtcattaaaaaaattataataattatagtcaaAATCAAGCCCTTGATTATCAAAATACACAAGTTTTGtgagatataaatttaaaataataaaaatattaaagtacaGATCATTTTTATTGGTAGTTTTGCGAGTTTGAACGAATTTGACTAagttttactaattttttacaACATTGGTGTTATTATGTACATAGAAACAGTGTCAAAACACCCACCACTAAAGAAATTGTCCACTTTGATGATCTAGAATTTCCGAGACCAATTCCCTTGTTAAACGAATTATCCGACACCAACAAGGAGCTAAACTTGAAATTAGGATTTGACCCATAAAGAGCTTGAACACCATCTACATCGTCAATCTTTAGGTCCACTTTCTTAGTCCTAGGACTCAAACTCGGATACATCACAGCTTCCTTAACCGAAGAGTGAGCCAATCCAAGCACATGCCCAATCTCATGCGTGGCAACTGATTCCAAATCAACCGCCACCCTTGACTTAATTTTCTCAAAATCAAGGGCCCACGTTTCACTTGCATCGAGATGAAACCTCCCATTCTCCGGTGAATATGCATGAGCCAAAATACCCAGAACCCCATCAAACGGTTTTCCATCGCCATGATCCCTATGATAAAACCCAATTCGGATATCTGCTGATGGATATTCTTCAATTTCCTTAAAACTCACTGGAATCACCTGTGCCCACCTTGAAAAGGCACGCTTGAAAACTTTCCTTGTGTCTTTTATACTTATGTAATCAATCATATTATTCTGCGAAAACGCATAGGTTAGTATCACTGGTGCCTGACGCGTCCACCGTGGCTTCCcataaaaatatgcaaaacgTTTTCTCGCCTGAAACCTTGTGTCGTGTGTCTTTGTGTCACTAACACCACATCTGGGCAACACGATCATTGATATGGTATCAAAGTCCAGTTTACCTGTTTCAGGCAATCCTAGATTTGTTTGATATGCAAGAACAGCCGATTCGAATTGCGTGTCGAAGGTATCGGTGAAACTGTTCGTGTCGGGAATCGGGAGGTAACCGAAACGGTTGAAGTATTTCTTCAGCTCCGACATGCCACTGGCTTGACTGCCCTTCCCGACGTCAAGGAAGCGAGTGAAATCATGCCACGTGGTGGCGTTATAGGAATCGACGGTTGTGACAGTCGATGAGGGGTCTGGTTTGATTCTGGCGGGAAATGAAGGGCGGGAAAGGCagaggaaggagaaggagaTTAGGAAACTGTAATAACTGAAAAACTGAATCATAGCGGTTGGCTGTTTTAATCTGTGGGGTACTGCTAGTTGTATTGGGATTCGGACCTCTTTTATCGCAGGGGATCGGAAGGGAGTTTGGATTTGAGAGCAGTAAATCATTTTTGcataaaaagagaggaaaggtGGGAAGATCCTGCCGTGGCCTTGTGTTCCTTTTTCACAAGAGATCCTGACTTTGGTGGGTGTGGGTGCAAGCCACTGTCTATATTTTGCtgattatctatttattttaatttaagcttttttattaattaattatcagaGACTGAGATTTggcattttaatgtatttttaattgaggatAAGAATAATTGTAATAATTTGATTGGTCTGAGTTTAGTTTGTGGttttctgtttgttgaacaaattaaatttgaagtCATTTCCTTCTCATGTGTATTAACTTGTATCGCATGATAATCGCTTGTTTTTTTACCCCATATCATACCATATATATGTTTGACCGGCTTAacactctttctctctctaaaggATACATGTCCACAAAAcattatttactaaaaaataatgtttattttattttaattttatctttcactaattttattttttgttttcattgttcAATACTATATGTTGTTTTGAGAAATTGTTAGCTAAGAAAGTTtcgtagtatttttttttttagttatatattGGCCTTatagattaagtttttttttcttttaatttcaatctttaccattagatttgtttcttttaatttcaatctttaCCATTGGATTTGTTGGAAGTAGAGTTTcatagttttttctattttctttttataaatttattttaatcttataacCTAGATTAtaggtttaacaggttaactcgagttgacttgaattatttctttgagctactttttctaattgattgttttattttatttttaaatattgggtTAGTCGGGATcgggcttcataattttttttatttgctttttatagagttatctcGATTTCATAATCCAATTCATAAATTTAACAAGTTGACTCGCGttgactttgtttattttttttttgttcctttttaattgaatacatgttttcaattttaccctctaataatttaatatttttttatttagtttttttttttaatatcatgttatttGAGAATTGGacttcataatttctttttcaatttgttttatgtgAAGTTCTTCTGGtcttatgaatttatttattttttctcaattagaaccttcaatattgaatttattagcaaagaaactttatatatatatatatattttataaaattatcccgATTTATGATCTAGATTATAGGTTTAATAGGTCAGCCCGAgttaaattgatttgtttttttatatattttttaattgagttatatatatatatatatataaaccctaTTTCTCTcgtgttttaatttttccataATTATTGCGAAATATCATGTAGAGAGGGGAAATTATGGCTGCTTGATTCAGTTGTgcaaaaataagtttaaaatgaaTGGTTAAAGAAGTCTTGTTTGGTTTCGCTTTAAAAGCGCAATTGGGTTGTCTAGTGGACACAACTAGAAGTGCAATTTCATCATGAGTAATGTATTTCTTTGTCACTATAATTATCAGGGGGTCCatcctaataaatttttttttaattaacatagatGTCCGGATTAATTTGCATGTATCTTGACTAATTTCACggatcctgaaattaatgactatataagTCTTTAATGATCCCGAGGTTTGTGGAACTCGAACTGGTGATTTTTATAGAGTAAATCTAGAACTTAATCAGTTAAGCTACACCAATAACCCttctttttaattggtttatttctTGAACCATTTCTACGAAGTTATTGATAATCACTACATATGTGCGAAAGCTAAAAATGAAAGTA
This region of Populus alba chromosome 3, ASM523922v2, whole genome shotgun sequence genomic DNA includes:
- the LOC118062859 gene encoding metalloendoproteinase 4-MMP, translated to MIYCSQIQTPFRSPAIKEVRIPIQLAVPHRLKQPTAMIQFFSYYSFLISFSFLCLSRPSFPARIKPDPSSTVTTVDSYNATTWHDFTRFLDVGKGSQASGMSELKKYFNRFGYLPIPDTNSFTDTFDTQFESAVLAYQTNLGLPETGKLDFDTISMIVLPRCGVSDTKTHDTRFQARKRFAYFYGKPRWTRQAPVILTYAFSQNNMIDYISIKDTRKVFKRAFSRWAQVIPVSFKEIEEYPSADIRIGFYHRDHGDGKPFDGVLGILAHAYSPENGRFHLDASETWALDFEKIKSRVAVDLESVATHEIGHVLGLAHSSVKEAVMYPSLSPRTKKVDLKIDDVDGVQALYGSNPNFKFSSLLVSDNSFNKGIGLGNSRSSKWTISLVVGVLTLFLCT